One segment of Candidatus Saganbacteria bacterium DNA contains the following:
- a CDS encoding replication-associated recombination protein A, which yields MRPVSLDEFVGQQHLTGKDSLLTRAIKADKIFSLILFGPPGCGKTALAHIVACQTNSHFEKMNAVTAGVPEIRKLIAEAKERWDLSGKRTIAFIDEIHRFNKIQQDALLSDVEDGTIILIGATTHNPFFSVIPALVSRSQIFELKDLSEKDLKTLLDRALKDKVKGLGRFKVRIDKDAEDYLLKISNGDARRLLNALEVGALTTDPDKTGNIAFTLDTAKESIQKRTLVYDKDEDGHYDTISAFIKSMRGSNPDAALFWLAKMIYSGEDPRFIARRIVICASEDVGNADPLALVIANSAMQAVELIGMPEGRIILSQAAVYVASAPKSNASYMGIESALSDIKSGKSTEVPLHLRNAVYEGEKKMGKGKGYKYAHSYDGAVVEQEYMPHRGKYYTPTDRGFEKKIKQRLDENESKTKE from the coding sequence ATGAGGCCTGTTTCGCTTGACGAATTTGTCGGCCAGCAGCACCTCACCGGCAAAGACTCTCTTCTCACAAGGGCCATAAAAGCCGACAAGATATTTTCGCTGATACTTTTCGGCCCTCCCGGATGCGGAAAAACCGCTCTCGCCCATATAGTCGCCTGCCAGACGAATTCCCATTTTGAGAAGATGAACGCCGTGACGGCAGGCGTTCCGGAGATACGCAAACTTATCGCCGAGGCAAAAGAAAGATGGGACCTTTCCGGCAAAAGGACCATAGCTTTCATCGACGAGATCCACAGGTTCAACAAGATCCAGCAGGACGCTCTCCTTTCCGACGTGGAAGACGGCACAATAATCCTTATCGGAGCCACGACGCACAACCCGTTCTTTTCCGTGATACCGGCCCTTGTCTCGAGATCGCAGATATTTGAACTGAAAGACCTGTCCGAAAAAGACCTTAAAACACTTCTTGACCGCGCGCTTAAAGATAAAGTGAAAGGCCTCGGACGTTTCAAGGTCAGGATCGATAAGGATGCCGAGGATTATCTTTTAAAAATATCCAACGGTGACGCGAGACGGCTTTTGAACGCTCTCGAGGTCGGGGCCCTGACCACCGATCCTGACAAGACCGGTAACATCGCCTTCACGCTTGATACCGCGAAAGAATCGATACAAAAAAGAACACTGGTATATGACAAGGACGAGGACGGCCATTACGATACTATTTCCGCTTTTATAAAAAGCATGCGCGGATCGAATCCCGACGCCGCGCTCTTCTGGCTCGCGAAGATGATCTACAGCGGGGAAGACCCGAGGTTCATCGCGAGGCGGATAGTGATCTGCGCGAGCGAGGACGTGGGCAATGCCGACCCTCTCGCGCTTGTGATAGCGAACTCCGCGATGCAGGCGGTAGAGCTTATAGGCATGCCCGAAGGAAGGATAATCCTGTCCCAGGCTGCGGTGTATGTTGCCTCCGCGCCGAAAAGCAACGCGTCTTACATGGGGATAGAAAGCGCGCTGTCCGATATCAAAAGCGGAAAAAGCACGGAAGTCCCCCTTCATCTCAGGAACGCCGTCTATGAAGGCGAAAAAAAGATGGGCAAAGGCAAAGGATATAAATACGCTCATTCCTATGACGGCGCCGTAGTAGAGCAGGAATACATGCCGCACCGGGGGAAGTATTACACCCCAACGGATAGAGGTTTTGAGAAAAAAATAAAACAAAGATTGGATGAGAATGAAAGCAAGACTAAAGAGTAA
- a CDS encoding diacylglycerol kinase family lipid kinase, whose amino-acid sequence MNIKIIVNPRAGDGKARETGFEVEKYFCDNGMEYSLDSTYRPLGAVSLAKKAAREGFNLIIAVGGDGTVNEVVNGMAGSASSLAVIPAGKKNNFSRMLGLNPLDIGECCEIAVGSNSKKIDLGKINGRYFLNGIGVGLNADMSEKKQRGGIAARLLSALKDLRPAKLNIKIGDLNLSSKMAVLKVANGMFDLCVLNDIGKLGMLLNLPRIAFGNLPGSRHYKIYRGSHFIIDSPDPLKAVYDGENIGESAPYHIKVAEEKLLVKTK is encoded by the coding sequence ATGAACATCAAGATCATCGTCAATCCCCGTGCGGGAGACGGAAAAGCGCGCGAGACGGGTTTCGAGGTCGAGAAATATTTCTGCGATAACGGCATGGAATACAGCCTCGACTCCACTTACAGGCCCCTTGGAGCCGTTTCACTTGCCAAAAAAGCGGCCCGCGAAGGTTTTAACCTTATCATCGCCGTCGGCGGGGACGGGACTGTCAACGAAGTTGTCAACGGCATGGCGGGATCCGCGTCAAGCCTGGCCGTCATACCTGCGGGAAAAAAGAATAATTTCTCGAGGATGCTCGGGCTGAACCCGCTTGATATCGGGGAATGCTGCGAGATCGCCGTCGGCAGCAATTCAAAAAAGATAGATCTCGGAAAGATCAACGGAAGGTATTTCCTGAACGGGATCGGCGTCGGGCTGAACGCCGACATGTCGGAGAAAAAACAGAGAGGCGGTATTGCAGCAAGGCTCCTGTCCGCTTTGAAGGATCTCAGGCCAGCGAAACTTAATATCAAGATCGGCGACCTCAATTTAAGCTCAAAGATGGCCGTTTTGAAAGTCGCCAACGGAATGTTCGACCTGTGCGTATTGAACGATATAGGGAAGCTGGGAATGCTTCTAAATCTGCCGAGGATCGCCTTTGGAAATCTTCCCGGTTCGCGGCATTACAAGATATACAGGGGATCGCATTTTATCATCGATTCTCCCGATCCGTTAAAAGCCGTGTATGACGGCGAAAATATCGGTGAAAGCGCTCCTTACCATATCAAAGTGGCCGAAGAAAAACTTCTGGTAAAAACCAAGTGA